The segment TTCGTCCACGCGGATCACAATGACCACGGCCCCGCACTGGTCGAAGACTCCATCCAAAGCAGCAGGCAACGTGCCCTTGCCATCGCCCACAGTATCCAGCTTAGCCGCCTCACGCCGGTTACCAGCGATGAGTACGGGAGTGTTCAAAGGAAAGGCTGCAGCATCCGCATCCGGGGCCGTGCCCACAATACCGATGGTTGCAGAGCGAACAGTCTTGATAGGACGCGGACCCGAATCGATTTCGAGGATCTCCACGCCGTGCAAAAAAAGTTCAGACATAAGGGCCTCCTTTATGCGGTTTTAGTCGCAGGGGGTTCGGGCCAGGGCACGACCAAATCATCAGGGCCTTGCCAAGGAAAACCGGGTTGGTCCGGCAAACTACAAAGGGCATCCACATACGCATCCCAATCGGCAATCAGGGCATCTACAATCGCCACGTCTCCCGCCATGGCCACAGCCTTGCGGCGCTCGCGCAGCAGTTGCATCACAGCAGCGTCATAGACCTCGCGCACGCGGCGATCGCGCTCAGTACGAAGAGCAGAAGCATGCAGGAAATTCAGAGCCTGAAGATCATCCGCCCAGGTCTCCGCTTCGGCGTCCCAAATCTGAAAATCACCGGGGGCGATTCCCGTCAGCTCCTTGGGAACATCCCCAAGGTATTCGATGACCACTGGTTCGCCAGTAACCGTGGAATAGTAAATCTCACCCCGGTGATCCTCCATCAGGCTCCAGGCTTGGTCTGCCCAAACCGAGGCTTGCCTCTCACCAGCCTCGGGTGGAGCGACCTCCGTGGCATGAGCAGGAATAAGAAACCGACCCTCTTCCAAGGGATCAGGGCGGGCGATGCCATTGCCCAGATATTCGCCCGTTACGGGGTGGTAATTAAAAATCTGCATTGGGTTCCCCCTAGTATTTGATGATGAACATCAAGGCTCGGTTACGCGGGCGGGTTTCAGTGCCTCCCACAGCAGTGGTGGCAACAGATGTAGTCGTCGCGTTTGGCGTCATGTAGATCAGTCCGCGCCCAGGCCCCTCGCAATAAGCATTAGGAATTTTTGCAGCGTGGTTGTGACTCTTGAATGCTTCCCCCTGATAGCTACCGAAGTTGCGGCCAGAATCGACACCCCGGCCATGGTCCCAACCACGCAGGAACTCGCCACGCAGGTCAGGCAGGTTGAACGCATCCGTCCCGGAACCAAAGACCGATCCGATCACGGCATAAAGCCCTGCATAGCTGGTAGTCGACAGGCTCGCCCCATCACATTCCAGCCAGCCATCGGGCACGGAGGTGCCAGCAATGGCGACAACGGTCCCTGTGGGGGTATCTGGTGGGTGGGTATGATTGGCTGGGGCGGCCCCGATGTCCTCCGGGGTCATTGTTCCAACGCTTTCATCCAAGGCCGCATTCATCTGCTCCGTAAACAACTGTTCAAGAGCCGCAAGGGCATCATCCACATACTTGCTCGTTGCGAGCACGATGGTGGGATCAACACTCAGGTTAACAACGCCGCTTTCGGTTACTTCCAGCAGGACCACGACCTTCAATTCACGGGCCGAACCCTCGGAGAGCTGGGGCTTATAAGTATCGGGGAAATTGCCCACGGCAAACAATCTGCCAGCGTCGTCAAAAACGCCCACTTCACGAGCGGTCCAGCCGCCCACAGTGGTGGGCACGATCAATTCCACCCGCATAATGGTTGGGCTTTCGGTCTCGACGGCAATGTTATTGATCTCTGCCCGGTAGACTTCGTTGACCAGGGCCGTCATTTCCGCAGTGGGAGACATCGCTGCACCACCACCGTCACCTATGGCCATTTCTGCAATGCTAATTGCCGTTCCCAAGGCTGTTGCGTTTGCCACCGCAGCTTTGCCCTGGCTCGTCAAAATCGTGAAATAATCAGCCATTATGCCCCCAGGGGATTGATGGTCACAGAATCATAGCCAACCGTTGCCAAAGCAAAGCAGGGGGTGCCGCTGCATTGGCGCTCGCCAATGGCCCAGGGGCTCACGGTCACAATGTCACCACTTAGGGCAGTACCTCCCATAAAGAGCGTCCCGGCCACACGCGCGGCCACGGTAATTCCTGCCAGATGAGAGCGCGTATTCTTCGCCTTGTTGACCACCCGTTCCAGAGTGTTGAGCAGAGCATCATCGATGCCGCGATCATCCACTTCAATGGTCAGACGAAAGGTAAAAGGATCTCCGGCTGGTTCAGCCTCGAACCACTCGGTCACGCGGACGCTGTAGCCCAGCGCTGAGATCGCACGATTCAGAGCCCCGCGTGTGCCCTTGATGCGATGCACAGCCACGGCGGCGGCAATGGTGGCCCGCTTCTGCTTCTCGGACCAGGTGACGTCCCATTCATCCACAGACAACGCCCAAGCTAACCAGGGCAACAAGAGTTCGGGACAGGTGGCCGAATTCCAAAGCGAACGAATCGGCACCGGAACAGCGGAAAGGCAAGAACAGGCCTCAGAGAGCGCCCGCTCCCGTGGCGTGGAGTTGGGGGGCAGCAGGTGGTTAGACACTTGTCACCTCCAAGACGATACCCGTGCAATATGCCGCTTGATGGGGGTCGCAGTTCACATCCACAGCAGGCGAAGCCAGCTCCACACGGGCCACGCCCTCGACATGCAAAGCGGCGTAAACAGCGGAGAGCGGCATCCCCGTGCCCAGCACATGCCGGTCTGCCGCGAGGGAAGCCATGGAGTTCAACGCGGTTGCTTGCACGGCCTCGGTGCTCGGTCCGGAGCGCACATACAACCGCGCCTGCACGCTGTAGTTGACGGCTTGCGCCGCCAGAACGGTCACATGATCTGTCAGGGGCCGCGTCTCGGACGCCGAGAGCACCAACTGCACAGTCTCCAGAACGTCTGCATCCGGAATGCCGTCTCCAATACGCCCAAGGACATGCACAACGACCTCGCCCGGTGTCGGACTGGATACGGCTGCGTCTTTGACCTCAGGCACTGCCAAGGCATGGAAGATATACGCCCCATCCGGCCCGGCCACCGAGAACCCTTCAGGCGCGAGCTGAACACGACGGCGAAAATCCTCGTCACCTTCATAAGTGGGAAGGATAGGCGGATACGCATCCGGGTCTCCGGGGTCGACGAGTTTACGCTGCAGGGGCACGAATGCGGCCAGATTATCGAGATCCACATCCGAGGCGTAAGCCAACATAACGGCACAGGCTGCTTCATTCACTCGCTGCCGCAGAATCAGCTCACGGTGCGCCGCCGTTTCCAAAACCTTGTAGGCCGGGTCGGACTCGACCGGAGCACTATGGTCTGGATCCCGCTGTAGATAGTCGGCAAGAATCGCTTCGAGGAGCTGTTCAAAACTGAACTCTTCGATCAGCGACGGTGCAGGGAGCTTGGAAAGATCAATCTTTTCGAAACTGCTCATAGGATAATGCCCTCCAGGGTCACAGCCTTGCCCTCGGGCAGATAGGTACCGGTCAAAGCAAGCACGACACGCCCTGCTTCACCGCGTTCGGCCTTAACGCTGGAGAGGCCAAACCGAGGTTCCCACTTGGCAATGGCCTCTGCCGTGGCCGCGTAGAGTTCGATGAGTGTTCCATCGTTCAAAGGGGCATCCACCAGACGGGGCAGACGGCTGCCGTAATCCCGCCGATGAACACGCGACCCAAGGGGGGTTGTCAGAATATCCCGAATGGACTGGCGCAAATGCGCAATACCGTCCAAAGACTTGCCGCTCGCAGCGCACATGCCACGCATCACTTGGGTGCTCCCGTCTCACCATCATGTGGGCAGTCATGCACATGGCCGGTTAGAGAAATGCCGGAAGCCTTCACATCGTGCCCCTCGTTCACGAAATCACCGCCCGTCTGGTTGGCTGGTCCATTCAGCTCAACGGGATAAATCTCGCCACCTCTGCCGCCGGTCTGAATAGCTCCGATCAGGTGGATCAACGCCGCATCCAGTTCAATCAAGGGAGCGCTAATTGTGACACGCGTCCCTGCCTGCATATTGATGCTTTTCCCGACCTGAGCGGTGATGTCACCGGAAGCCTCCACAAAGGCATCCCCTGGAATCAAGGCATGCAACCTGTGACTCTCGGTGTCGTAATCAATGACAGCGCCATCCGAATAGACACGGCGGTTGATATGCGGAGAAACCGCAGGCGCTGGATACTTCGCCTGATAGATACTGCCCAGGATCACGCCTTGGGCGCATTCGCCAGAGGGGGATAAAACCACCACCTGCTCCCCGATACTCGGTGCCCACCAGGAACGATCATTCCCGGCGCGTTGCGTCAGCCAGGGCAACCACGCGGAGAGTGCCTTACCCATGCGCACACGCACGCGAGCCGCCGGGTAGTCCGCCTCCTCCACCGTACCGAAGCAGATCAGGCGGGCCACGCGTCGCTCTAGATCAGAACTGCGAAACGCTTCCATCCGTAACCTCCTGATAATCTGCCTCATGTTCCGCACCGATCAACGGCGTGTACGACACCATCAGCTGCTCGGGCACCACACCCTCGCCATCCCAAACGGACGCGCCAAACAACAACACCTGCTCAAATTCCACGCGCCAGCATTTGGCCCCTTTGAATTGGGGTTCGAACTCATTGGGTTCCGCCAAGATAAAATTTGCGGGGGAGGCCTGAAGCCCGAAGCGATGACCGTGCACAAGGGTGCCCACCACCGCAGCCAACTCACGAAGCTTTTGTTCGTATTTTGCCCGGTCAGGCACCACCAGAAACACTTCCCACCGGCAACGCAGGGCAAGCTTGCCAGAGCCATCCTCCGGGGTATCGTCGGGTTCGATATGGGCAAGGTTCAAGACAGCGGCAGGGGTTTTAAGCGTTGTCTCGCGCCCGTAATCCAAAACATCCTGCAGACCGGGACAGCCCGCACGTAATGCGACAATGATTCCTTTATGAGCGGCATTGATCATGCGGCCCTCCGGACTTCCCAACGCAGTTCCTGCTCAAAATATTTGCTAAACATCCGCTCAAAACGCAGACTGATATCCGTCAGCAAAATGCGCCGAAACTCGTCGGCGATGTTTTCATATTGAATGGCCAGCGGCAGGCGTTGATCCCGATGCACGCGGCGATAGACCTGCCCTTTGGCCCCATGGCGAACGATAAAGGCATGACGACGATCGACAGGCCCGGCACTGACGCCCGTCTTGGTCTGCTTCGGCCCCATCGCAGAGAGTGGGATGGCATTCAGCCCATACCAGACACGGGCAGTAAACTGGTTGCCATTTACGCTCATGCGCAGGCGGTGCTTCAAAATCTTGCGTTTAATCCCGGTATCGCGCGAGGCCTCGCGCAGGGAGATG is part of the Desulfovibrio ferrophilus genome and harbors:
- a CDS encoding phage tail assembly chaperone, whose product is MQIFNYHPVTGEYLGNGIARPDPLEEGRFLIPAHATEVAPPEAGERQASVWADQAWSLMEDHRGEIYYSTVTGEPVVIEYLGDVPKELTGIAPGDFQIWDAEAETWADDLQALNFLHASALRTERDRRVREVYDAAVMQLLRERRKAVAMAGDVAIVDALIADWDAYVDALCSLPDQPGFPWQGPDDLVVPWPEPPATKTA
- a CDS encoding phage tail protein, yielding MADYFTILTSQGKAAVANATALGTAISIAEMAIGDGGGAAMSPTAEMTALVNEVYRAEINNIAVETESPTIMRVELIVPTTVGGWTAREVGVFDDAGRLFAVGNFPDTYKPQLSEGSARELKVVVLLEVTESGVVNLSVDPTIVLATSKYVDDALAALEQLFTEQMNAALDESVGTMTPEDIGAAPANHTHPPDTPTGTVVAIAGTSVPDGWLECDGASLSTTSYAGLYAVIGSVFGSGTDAFNLPDLRGEFLRGWDHGRGVDSGRNFGSYQGEAFKSHNHAAKIPNAYCEGPGRGLIYMTPNATTTSVATTAVGGTETRPRNRALMFIIKY
- a CDS encoding phage tail protein I; translated protein: MSNHLLPPNSTPRERALSEACSCLSAVPVPIRSLWNSATCPELLLPWLAWALSVDEWDVTWSEKQKRATIAAAVAVHRIKGTRGALNRAISALGYSVRVTEWFEAEPAGDPFTFRLTIEVDDRGIDDALLNTLERVVNKAKNTRSHLAGITVAARVAGTLFMGGTALSGDIVTVSPWAIGERQCSGTPCFALATVGYDSVTINPLGA
- a CDS encoding baseplate assembly protein, which encodes MSSFEKIDLSKLPAPSLIEEFSFEQLLEAILADYLQRDPDHSAPVESDPAYKVLETAAHRELILRQRVNEAACAVMLAYASDVDLDNLAAFVPLQRKLVDPGDPDAYPPILPTYEGDEDFRRRVQLAPEGFSVAGPDGAYIFHALAVPEVKDAAVSSPTPGEVVVHVLGRIGDGIPDADVLETVQLVLSASETRPLTDHVTVLAAQAVNYSVQARLYVRSGPSTEAVQATALNSMASLAADRHVLGTGMPLSAVYAALHVEGVARVELASPAVDVNCDPHQAAYCTGIVLEVTSV
- a CDS encoding phage baseplate assembly protein V, with amino-acid sequence MEAFRSSDLERRVARLICFGTVEEADYPAARVRVRMGKALSAWLPWLTQRAGNDRSWWAPSIGEQVVVLSPSGECAQGVILGSIYQAKYPAPAVSPHINRRVYSDGAVIDYDTESHRLHALIPGDAFVEASGDITAQVGKSINMQAGTRVTISAPLIELDAALIHLIGAIQTGGRGGEIYPVELNGPANQTGGDFVNEGHDVKASGISLTGHVHDCPHDGETGAPK
- a CDS encoding phage tail protein, whose translation is MASVYLQTNTLEVERIAQQFAATKGQVQKASRRAVRKLVRWVQSISLREASRDTGIKRKILKHRLRMSVNGNQFTARVWYGLNAIPLSAMGPKQTKTGVSAGPVDRRHAFIVRHGAKGQVYRRVHRDQRLPLAIQYENIADEFRRILLTDISLRFERMFSKYFEQELRWEVRRAA
- a CDS encoding GPW/gp25 family protein, coding for MRGMCAASGKSLDGIAHLRQSIRDILTTPLGSRVHRRDYGSRLPRLVDAPLNDGTLIELYAATAEAIAKWEPRFGLSSVKAERGEAGRVVLALTGTYLPEGKAVTLEGIIL